One window of the Anomalospiza imberbis isolate Cuckoo-Finch-1a 21T00152 chromosome 12, ASM3175350v1, whole genome shotgun sequence genome contains the following:
- the LOC137481536 gene encoding carbohydrate sulfotransferase 5-like isoform X1: MICIQEESYFPKTLPANIYCLLTSGICMSESTKGFFHRPSSVRMARIRIPSTIVIIFVTVQTGCLLFMYARYSSFMLKEAFPEEKPSQVHVLILSSWRSGSSFVGQLFSQHPSVFYLMEPAWHVWVTMYQNSAKVLHMAVRDLVRSVFLCDMSVFDAYMPWKRNLSDLFQWAASRALCSAPACDSFQRTDITSELACKTLCGRYPFTKVEEACKTYSHVVIKEVRFFDLKVLYPLLTDPSLNLKIIHLVRDPRAVVKSREQSVKALARDNGIVLSTNGSKVEDSKYKVMQEVCRSHVQIYETATLKPPNFLKDRYFMVRFEDLVRDPLSEISEMYKFADLSLTPRLKSWIYNITHGQGPGKKKEAFKITSRDAVSVSQAWRNVLSFQKVKKIQEVCKGAINILGYQLVDSEKEQRDLTLDLVLPRRQNQFSWSSFNPKN; the protein is encoded by the coding sequence cttttttcatCGCCCTTCCTCGGTGAGAATGGCAAGGATTCGGATTCCTAGCACAATTGTTATAATTTTTGTTACAGTTCAGACTGGATGCTTACTCTTCATGTATGCCCGATACAGTAGCTTCATGCTGAAGGAAGCTTTTCCTGAGGAGAAACCATCACAAGTCCACGTACTTATTCTCTCCTCTTGGCGGTCAGGATCTTCTTTTGTCGGTCAACTTTTCAGCCAGCACCCAAGTGTCTTCTACCTGATGGAACCTGCATGGCACGTGTGGGTTACAATGTACCAGAACAGTGCCAAAGTCTTACACATGGCAGTGCGGGACTTAGTCAGATCGGTCTTTCTGTGTGACATGTCTGTGTTTGATGCTTACATGCCTTGGAAAAGAAACTTATCCGATCTTTTCCAGTGGGCAGCAAGTCGGGCTCTGTGTTCAGCTCCTGCGTGTGACTCTTTTCAACGTACTGACATAACCAGTGAATTGGCATGCAAGACTCTTTGTGGACGGTATCCATTCACCAAGGTGGAGGAAGCCTGTAAAACTTACAGCCATGTTGTCATCAAGGAAGTTCGATTCTTTGACTTGAAGGTCCTATACCCCCTCCTCACTGATCCATCCCTGAATCTCAAAATTATTCACCTGGTCCGTGACCCCAGGGCAGTCGTTAAGTCTCGGGAACAATCCGTCAAAGCGTTAGCCCGTGATAATGGAATTGTCTTGAGTACCAATGGTAGTAAAGTGGAAGACAGCAAATACAAAGTAATGCAAGAGGTTTGTAGAAGTCATGTTCAGATTTATGAAACAGCTACTCTAAAACCACCTAATTTCCTGAAAGATCGCTATTTCATGGTTCGTTTTGAAGATCTGGTAAGAGATCCATTATCAGAAATCTCAGAAATGTATAAATTTGCAGATCTGAGTTTGACTCCCCGGCTCAAAAGCTGGATCTATAATATCACACATGGACAGggaccagggaaaaaaaaagaggcctTCAAAATAACATCCCGAGATGCAGTTAGTGTTTCACAGGCCTGGAGAAATGttctttcctttcaaaaagTTAAGAAAATACAGGAAGTTTGCAAAGGTGCTATAAACATTCTTGGTTATCAGCTAGTGgattcagaaaaagaacaaagagaTCTGACATTGGATTTGGTGTTGCCAAGACGACAAAATCAATTCAGTTGGTCATCATTTAATCCAAAGAACTGA
- the LOC137481536 gene encoding carbohydrate sulfotransferase 5-like isoform X2 — protein MARIRIPSTIVIIFVTVQTGCLLFMYARYSSFMLKEAFPEEKPSQVHVLILSSWRSGSSFVGQLFSQHPSVFYLMEPAWHVWVTMYQNSAKVLHMAVRDLVRSVFLCDMSVFDAYMPWKRNLSDLFQWAASRALCSAPACDSFQRTDITSELACKTLCGRYPFTKVEEACKTYSHVVIKEVRFFDLKVLYPLLTDPSLNLKIIHLVRDPRAVVKSREQSVKALARDNGIVLSTNGSKVEDSKYKVMQEVCRSHVQIYETATLKPPNFLKDRYFMVRFEDLVRDPLSEISEMYKFADLSLTPRLKSWIYNITHGQGPGKKKEAFKITSRDAVSVSQAWRNVLSFQKVKKIQEVCKGAINILGYQLVDSEKEQRDLTLDLVLPRRQNQFSWSSFNPKN, from the coding sequence ATGGCAAGGATTCGGATTCCTAGCACAATTGTTATAATTTTTGTTACAGTTCAGACTGGATGCTTACTCTTCATGTATGCCCGATACAGTAGCTTCATGCTGAAGGAAGCTTTTCCTGAGGAGAAACCATCACAAGTCCACGTACTTATTCTCTCCTCTTGGCGGTCAGGATCTTCTTTTGTCGGTCAACTTTTCAGCCAGCACCCAAGTGTCTTCTACCTGATGGAACCTGCATGGCACGTGTGGGTTACAATGTACCAGAACAGTGCCAAAGTCTTACACATGGCAGTGCGGGACTTAGTCAGATCGGTCTTTCTGTGTGACATGTCTGTGTTTGATGCTTACATGCCTTGGAAAAGAAACTTATCCGATCTTTTCCAGTGGGCAGCAAGTCGGGCTCTGTGTTCAGCTCCTGCGTGTGACTCTTTTCAACGTACTGACATAACCAGTGAATTGGCATGCAAGACTCTTTGTGGACGGTATCCATTCACCAAGGTGGAGGAAGCCTGTAAAACTTACAGCCATGTTGTCATCAAGGAAGTTCGATTCTTTGACTTGAAGGTCCTATACCCCCTCCTCACTGATCCATCCCTGAATCTCAAAATTATTCACCTGGTCCGTGACCCCAGGGCAGTCGTTAAGTCTCGGGAACAATCCGTCAAAGCGTTAGCCCGTGATAATGGAATTGTCTTGAGTACCAATGGTAGTAAAGTGGAAGACAGCAAATACAAAGTAATGCAAGAGGTTTGTAGAAGTCATGTTCAGATTTATGAAACAGCTACTCTAAAACCACCTAATTTCCTGAAAGATCGCTATTTCATGGTTCGTTTTGAAGATCTGGTAAGAGATCCATTATCAGAAATCTCAGAAATGTATAAATTTGCAGATCTGAGTTTGACTCCCCGGCTCAAAAGCTGGATCTATAATATCACACATGGACAGggaccagggaaaaaaaaagaggcctTCAAAATAACATCCCGAGATGCAGTTAGTGTTTCACAGGCCTGGAGAAATGttctttcctttcaaaaagTTAAGAAAATACAGGAAGTTTGCAAAGGTGCTATAAACATTCTTGGTTATCAGCTAGTGgattcagaaaaagaacaaagagaTCTGACATTGGATTTGGTGTTGCCAAGACGACAAAATCAATTCAGTTGGTCATCATTTAATCCAAAGAACTGA